From the Pseudomonas monsensis genome, the window GGCGCATGGCGTGCGAGACGCAGCGGCGCCAGTCGTCATGGGGAAACTGGCCCTTGCTGGTGGCGCCGCCGATGAAGTCGTAGCGCAGCGAGCCTTGCAGCGTTGGGTGCTGCAGGAACATCGGCAGGGTGCGCCAGCGCTCGATCACCTCGGCGCTGGCCAGTTCAGTGTGGCTTTGCTTGCGCTGAATCTGCGCCGGGCGCGCATTGACGTAAGTGCCTTTGCCGATCACTCCGGTGAGGAAGTTTTCGTAGGTCAACTGGGCGTAGGTGTCGGAAATGGTCTTGCGCGAGATGCCCAGTTGTTCGGCCAACAGGCGGCTGGGCGGCAACTGCGTGCCCGCCGCCAGCCGCCCGGATTCGATGGCCCCGCGCAGCTGTTGGTACAACTGGCCGGCGAGGTCCTTGCGGCCGTTGATCACCACGTGAAGTTCCATACCGACGAGGCTCCGGGGGGCTATTGGTGTGCCCGCCAGATTACCGCTGTTGCGTGTTCGGCAATAGTTGCGCACCACAAAAACCCGAAATTGGCCTCAATCCCCTGTCGGAGTGAGCCTGCTCGCGATAGCGGTGTATCAGGCGAAATATTCTTTGGATGTGCCGACGTAATCGCGGGCAAGCCCGCTCTCACAGTGTTTTGCAGTGCCCGCAAGAAATCGTATTTTTCCTGTCAGTGGTGTAGCGGTTTTCCGTGCAATTGGGGCTGTAACGCGCAGGTGTCGGCGTTTACGGTGAAGTCATTATTCCGTCTGCCGAGACCTGCCCATGAGCCCGCGCCTGGATTACTACAATGCGTCGCCCAAGGCGATGAAAGCGATGATCGCGATGGAGGCGCTGACCAGCCACCTGAGCATCGAACAGCCGTTGCTGCAACTGATCAGGATCCGTGCCTCGCAGCTCAATGGCTGCGCGTTCTGTACTGACATGCACTCGGTGGATGCACGGCGCGCGGGGGAGAGTGATCGGCGTTTGTATGCGATCGCGGTGTGGCGTGACAGCGGCTTCTTCAACCCGCGTGAGCGTGCGGCGCTGGCCTGGACCGAGGCGGTGACGTTGTTGGCTGAAAGTCATGTGCCCGATGAGGTGTACCAGCAGGCCAAGGCGCAGATGAGCGAAGCGGAACTGGTGGACCTGACGATCGCCGTGACCACGATCAACAGCTGGAATCGCCTGGCCGTCAGCTTCCGCCAAACCCCCAGTGACTGACGTACACATTCACCTGTGGCGAGGGGATTTATCCCCGTTGGGTTGCGAAGCAGCCCCCAAACCTTACAACTCGGTACATCAGGCTCACCCTGCGCAGCGGGTTTACGACTGCTGCGCAGCCGAACGGGGATGAATCCCCTCGCCACAGGTTGGGAGCCTCCCTGCAGGTTAGTGAGTCTCCCTGCAGGTTGGTGAGCTTCCCTACAGGTTGGGAGCCTGCCTACAGGTTGTGAGCCTGCCTACAGGTTATTGAGCCTCCCTGCAGGTGTGTGAGTTCGCTCCTTACAGGTTAGTGAGTTGCCTCCTTACAGGTGTGTGAGTTCCTTGCCCCCAGGTGGATGTGTCATTTATTGATGAGTGGAGAGGTGCCGGCATTGGCTGGTGGGCGTTGCGGTTTTACCGAGGTGCCGAAAGTATTGCCCATTCGCGTGCTGGTCGCGGCCGGGGTTGCGAGGCCCACCTGATTCGGTGGCCGCTTGTTGACGGGCACATTCAGCGCTTGCTGATTTTTCTCCGCCGCCGCTGCGCCTTGCGGGTTGTTGCCCATCTGCTGGCTCAGGCAATCGTAGTTCGGCGCCTTGTACCCGCCGACCGTCACCTCGACACAGCCCAAGGGGTCTTCGGCAAAAGCGCTCGACAGCGCCGTCAACAACAGCCCGCCAAGGCTGAATCGCCACAGTGTGTTCATGCTCGCCTCCTGGCCGGCCCGGAGGGGCCGCGCTATGGCTTGAGTCTAGTGCAAGCCTTGCGCAAATCCCGTGATGGTTTTTTTGCACCGTCCGTCACACCAGATTCATAAACAGCCCTCAGGATGACGATTTCCAAGGATTCGTCAGCCGTGCAGCGAGGCAGTTCCAGGGACGGTTTTCAGCGTTCAACGAGACTTGTGCGCCGGATGTGTCTGGGGTGGCTGCTTGGCTGTGCAGCGGGCCACGCCATGGCCGACGCGGTGCCGGCGGACTTGCGCATGACGCTGCATATTCCGGCACAGGATCTGGCGCACGCGCTGGACCAGTACAGCCACGCCACCGGCGTAGCGGTGCTGGTCGACAGTCAGTTGAGTCGCGGTCGTCGCTCGCTGGCAGTGGACGGTGAGTACACCGCCGCCGATGCCTTGCGTCGATTGCTCGGCGGCAGTGGTTTGATGGCGCGTTATGCCCGGGACGATGCGTTTACGTTGCAAGTGGCGCAGGTCGAAGACGTGCCGGCGCCGCCACAAAAACAGACGCCCGAAAGCGTTGCCGTCAACCGCAGTTACGCCACGGCCGTGCAAGCGGCCATCGAGCGCAACCTGTGCCGTTCGCCGCTGACCCGTCCGGGCAGTTATCGCGCGGTGTTGCAGGTGTGGGTCGGGCGTGACGGCGTGGTGCAGCACAACCGGTTGGTCACCTCGACCGGCGATGTACGGCGCGACAATGCGCTGGTAGAGAGCTTTCGCAATCTCAGGATCGACCGGCCGACGCCCAGCGCCTTGCGTCAGCCGGTCACGTTGCTGTTGTTACCGGAGTCGTCAGGGAAACGCATGGAATGCACCACATGGGAAGGAGTTTCCGGGGGATGAAAGACACCGGACAAGGTTCGATGGTCCAACTGTTCCTGACGTCCTACGAGGACTTTCGGGTGCGCCTGCGCAGGCGTCTCGGTTCGGAAGACCTGGCCAACGACGTGCTGCACGAAACCTACCTGCGGGTCGACCGCATGGAGACGCCGCCGAACGTCCTGCGGCCCAACGCCTACCTCTATCGCATGGCCCTGAACATCGCTGCCGACCGCCGCCAGGCCGATGCACGCCTGCTCACCGGCGAGGAAGTCGAGGAACTGCTGCAAATCGGTGACGAAGCCCTCGATCCGGCGCGGGTGGTGGGCGGGCAAAAGGAAATCCAGTCCCTGCTCAGTGCCCTCTACGAGCTGCCCGCACGCCGTCGCAGAATTTTCATCGCTGCGCGGCTGGAAGAGGCGCCGCACCTGGAGATTTCCCAGCGTTTTGGCATTTCCACGCGCATGGTCGAGAAGGAAATCAAAGCCGCGTTGGGCTTTTGTGCAGCGAAACTGGAAAGAAAAGTGTTTCAGCGGTTCGGTCGCGGGGCCGGAAAACCGTCTTCTGAATAGTGCCCGATCAATTCGTTGAGAATCTGCGCGTTTGAACATCTTTCGACTGACACCTGCCGAGCCATCGGCGGCCGACAATCTGCACAGCGAAGCCCGCGACTGGCTGGTCCTGCTGACCTCCGGCCGCGCCACCGTGGCCGATGCCCGCGCCCTGCGCGACTGGTGCGCACAGAGTGCCGAGCATGCGCAGGCGTTCGAGCAGGCCAAGGTTATGTGGCATCAGTTGCAACCGGCCATGGAGCAGATGCAGGCGCCCCGGCGCTTCGGTCGCCGGGCGTTTCTCGGTGGCGCGATTGCTGCGTCGGCGGCGTTTTTGCTGGTGCGCGGGACGATTCCTGGCGGGTTTGAAGGGCTGGGCGCTGACTACATAACCGAAGTCGGTCAGCAGCGTCGTTTCGAACCGGCGCAGGGTGTGAGCCTGGAGCTGAACACCCAGACGCGGATCAACCAGCGCGCAGTCGATGACGGCGTGCAGGGTTTTGAGCTGGTCAGTGGTGAGGTTGAAGTGCAGACCGCGCGGTTGCCGCTGGCGATGCAGGCTGGGGGAGGGTGGTTGCGGGCGAGTCAGGCGCGTTTCAACTTGCGTAACACTGATCAGCAAGTTTGCGTGACCTGCCTTGATGGTACGGTTGAAGTCGACGTAGAAGGCCGCAGCCTGCGCCTCGAACCGGGGCAGCAAGTGACCTACGATGCGCGGCAGGTTGGCAGTGTGCAGAGTGTCGACACCGCGGCGGTGATGAACTGGCGTCAGCAGGTGTTGGTGTTCAACGGCGCCACGCTCAGCCAGATGGTTGATGAGATCAACCGCTATCGGCCTGGGATGTTGTTGCTGCTTAACCGGGAGCTGGGGCAGCGGCGGGTGCAGGCGCGGTTCAGTCTTGATCAACTTGCCGGGGTTGCGTTGTTGATTCGCGATGCTTATGGCGTCAAATGCACTGAGTTGCCGGGTGGCGTCGTTGTTTTGAGTTAGTGGGTTTGAACGTGTACATATCCGTTGCTGCGGTAACGGCCGCTTAGGGTTCCGCCCTTACGGCGGGTCACCTTTTCCAAACGCCGAAAAGGTAACCCAAAAGGCTTGCTCCTACGTGCGGCCCGCTCGCTGGGGCTCGGGGTTCCTTCGCTCCGGTATCCATCCGGGCGCATCGCCTCCGGTTTGCTTCGCTGCACCTCCTCTCGATGTGTTTGGCTGCGCCAAACGGTCGCTGCGCTCCCACCCCCGGATGAATCCCTCCACTCAGCCTTCCGAAGTCGCCCATGGATCAAGATCAAAAGCTGCAGCCGAGCTTGCGCTCATCCTGTTGAGTGGGGCGGCTTTGCCGCTTGGGTTGTGCGCACATTGAAACGGTGGGAGCGAGCTTGCTCGCGAAGGCGGCCTGCCAGCCGACCAATCCCCAACTGACTCCACCCAACCCCTGTGGGAGCTGGCTTGCCAGCGATGACGTCCTGACATCCAACCAACCTCCAACTGCCCGCCCTCAATCCCTGTGGGAGCTGGCTTGCCAGCGATGGCGCCCTACCAGCCAACCAATCCCCAACTGACCTCACCCAATCGGCGTCGTTGTTTTGAGTTAGTTGGTTTGAACGTGTACATATCCGTTGCTGCGGTAACGGCCGCTTAGGGTTCCGCCCTTACGGCGGGTCACCTTTTCCAAACGCCGAAAAGGTAACCCAAAAGGCTTGCTCCTACGTGCGGCCCGCTCGCTGGGGCTCGGGGTTCCCTCGCTCCGGGCTCCATCCGGGCGCATCGCCTCCGGTTTGCTTCGCTGCACCTCCTCTCGATGCATTTGGCTGCGCCAAACGGTCGCTGCGCTCCCACCCCCGGATGAATCCCTCCACTCAGCCTTCCGAAGTCGCCCATGGATCAAGATCAAAAGCTGCAGCCGAGCTTGCGCTCATCCTGTTGAGTGGGGCGGCTTTGCCGCTTGGGTTGTACGCACATTAAAACGGTGGGAGCGAGCTTGCTCGCGAAGGCGGCCTGCCAGCCGACCAAACCCCAACTGACTCCACCCAACCCCTGTGGGAGCTGGCTTGCCAGCGATGACGCCCTGCCAGTCAACCAATCCCCAACTGACGCCACCCAATCCCACTGTGGGAGCGAGCTTGCTCGCGAAGACGTCCTGACAGCCAACCAATCCCCAACTAACCTGCCCAATCGGCGTCGTTGTTTTGAGTTAGTTGGTTTGAACGTGTACATATCCGTTGCTGCGGTAACGGCCGCTTAGGGTTCCGCCCTTACGGCGGGTCACCTTTTCCAAACGCCGAAAAGGTAACCCAAAAGGCTTGCTCCTACGTGCGGCCCGCTCGCTGAGGCTCGGGGTTCCTTCGCTCCGGGATCCATCCGGGCGCATCGCCTCCGGTTTGCTTCGCTGCACCTCCTCTCGATGCATTTGGCTGCGCCAAACGGTCGCTGCGCTCCCACCCCCGGATGAATCCCTCCACTCAGCCTTCCGAAGTCGCCCATGGATCAAGATCAAAAGCTGCAGCCGAGCTAACGCTCATCCTGTTGAGTGGGGCGGCTTTGCCGCTTGGGTTGTACGCACATTAAAACGGTGGGAGCGAGCTTGCTCGCGAAGGCGGCCTGCCAGCCGACCAATCCCCAACTGACTCCACCCAACCCCTGTGGGAGCTGGCTTGCCAGCGATGACGCCCTGCCAGTCAACCAACTCCCAACTGACCTCACACGATCCAATTGTAGGAGTGGGCCTGCTCGCGATGACGGCCTGACATCCAACCAACCTCCAACTGACCGCCCCCAATCCCTGTGGGAGCTGGCTTGCCAGCGATGACAACCTACCAGCCAACCAATCCCCAACTGACCTAACCCAATCCCAACCCAGGACCTGCCCACATCACAGCCAGTCTCACTCCAACGGCCCAATCACCTGCCGATACCTTTCAACCCCCTGCGCCGTCTGCCGGGTCAGCCGAATCTCCAGCCCCACCGGATTCTCCCGCCGATTGCCACTCAACTGCCGCCACCCCTTGTCCGGCTCCCAAACCCGCACCTGCGCATCGCTGACCTCGCTTAACACCGCCACGCCATCGGTCGGCGCCGGCAGCGGATAACGACTCCGCGCCGCCGCCACCGCACGGTACAACGTGTCGCCCTTAAGCCACCAACGCACCCGCTGCAAAGCCCCAGGCTGGTCAGCCGCGGTGCGAATGATATCCAGCCGAAACCCCTTGCTATCACTGCTACGTACAGTCATCGCGGGCGGCGCCGTCACTGGCTCATCGTTCGCGCCGACTTTCTTCGGCTCACTCAATTCAATGCCCGCACGCATGTCCACATCCCGCTGCAGCTGATTCAACGTCCGCAGCAGGGCGTCACTCTGTTCACCACTGGCCTGCAAATGACTGTCCGCCCGCGTCACACTGTCCAGCCCACGCCAGGCAATCAAACTCACCACCGCCATCAGCAGAATCGCGACCATCACCTCAATCAGCGTAAAACCCTGTTGGCCCTTCATTGCACACGAATCCGGCCAGCGCCATCGCGCAGGACACTCAACTGATTGGCGCCATCCGACAACGTCAGTTGCAGCGGCGGATTGATCCACTCAGCGTTGAGCACGACTTTCTGTTTCGGCTCGACCCGCACCTGCACCTTCGGGCTCTGCCACGGCCGCGGGCGCAATTGCGCATCGTCATTGAAATGCTCGAAACCCTTGCCGCTGTCACTGCGCCGACTGAAGCGAAAACCCTTGGCATCGCTGACCCACACAATCGGCCGGCCATCCGCCCGCGCCTCGGCCTGCGCCACCTGCAGCAGTTGCGCCACACGCTCGGCGTCCTTGCGCAGCAATTGCAGCGGATCGGGCTTGATACTCAAGCTGATCGCCGCACTGGCGATGCCGATGATCACCAGCACCACCATCAGCTCGATCAGGGTAAAGCCCTGTTGCTTGCCCACGTTCATCGGTTGCGCGCTCCTTTGCGTCGACGTTCATCCTGCACGGCCAACATGTAAGGCGTGTGAAATAAAACCGTGAGAATTGCCGCGTAGTCTGTCAGGTGGGACTAAAAGGAGATTCAGCCCATGACATTCGCCACACGCTTTTCCCCACCACAAATGATCCAGGCCCTGGCCCTGCTGGCCACACTGGTCGGCGTGGCGACCTGGTCGTCACTGCTGCTGACCACCGCCGAATCCCACACCCCGACCGCCGCCCCACAATTGATCGCTGCGCGCAGCGACAGCCCGGCGTTGCAGTGGTTTTCCAATCAAACAGCGCCAGTGGACATCAAGGTGAGCGGGGTGATGGCGGGGAGTCGGGGGGCGGTGGCGATACTGAGCCTGAACGATGGGCCGCCGCGTAGTTTTTTGCAGGGGGAGAAGGTGGGGCCGGGGGTGAAGTTAGTGGCGGTGGAGGGGATGGGGTGGTGATTGAGCAGGGGGAGAGGGTAAGGTTGGAGGTGGAGAGGTTGGCGGAGGGGGTGGTGTTGCCTAGGTTGGTGAGGCCGTGATTTGGGGAGTTGAGCTCATTTATTTTGGTCGTTTGGTTGGGGGGGCAGTTCAACTGTCTCAGCAAAAAAATGGACTGAGAAGCAGAGTATTTGGTGTTGCCTTCGACCAGAAGTAGGTCGTTATGAATGGCCGCTATCGGCCAGAAGTGGACGCTCGAATGTGTCTTTAAAACTAGGGGCGACTCATGTAGATGGAAATACGAATTGCTGAGTGCTAAAGAGAGCGGCTCGCACGTAGGAAATTTCCTACAGATCAGTCGGAAAAGCCTGAATTTTTGCCGCTAAATTTCCTGTTCAAATTTCTCCTCAGTGACTTTCGAGCGCCGGCTTGTTTAAGCCTGTCCTGAAAAAAATCAATGAATGAGAGATTTATGAACAGCATCTACCGAACTATATGGAATCGCACGTGCACCTATTTTACGGTGCCGTCGGAGTCGGCGTCGGCGTCTGGCGTATTAAAATCGCGAAACAGCGTTGCGCGCTTATCTTCAAGAGCCCCGGCTTTTCCCTTGAGCACGTTGTCTGCCAGCTTGTTGTTGGCCTTTTCCAGCATGGGGCACGCTACTGGTGTGCTCGTCGACGGTACGATCTATAACGGTACCGGGAAAATGGTGACATCAGGTGACAACACCCCTGCATTGCGGGTTATGAATGTCGGTGAGGCGACTTGGAGCAACGGTATTCTCAGCACTTCAGGCACTGGCTTGGGCGCGGTGCTGGTAGAAACCAGCTCCACGCTGAACTTGATCGGCATGACCGTAAATTCCCTCATGGCCAATACGGCTGGGTTGGTGGCGTCTGGTGGCTCTAAGGTAAACCTCCAAAACACCGAGGTCGCTACGCTGGGCAACAGCGTCGCGTTGGATGTCAAAGAAGCAAGCCAGCTAAGTGGTAACAATGTGCAAATCAATAGCACAGGTTCGGGCCTGCTCGTGACGAATTCGACGGCTGATGTCAGCAATCTCGATATCGTTACCCTCGGAGCCAACGGTTATGGAATTGCAACAATGGGAACCAGCAACGTCAACGTTCGCGGAGGCTCCATTAAAACCACCAATAGCAGGGGCTATGGAATATACGCCACCGCAGGCGGGACGGTGGTGGGGGAAGATATTGCGATCAGTACTTCAGGTGACAACAGTCGTGGAGCGCTGGCCTCAGGAGAGGGGGCTCACATAAGTCTGGACGGCGGCAGCATAACTACCACCGGATCAGGGTACGCCTATGGTGCTCAGGCATCCCAAGGGGCGACCGTTGATGTCAAGAACATGGACATCAACTCTAACGCCGAAGCCGTATTTGCTGATGTTGGAGGGACGGTGAATGTTGAGTCGTCAAACCTGCACTCAACGGCCACTGCCATCTCGGCCAAACAGGGAGGTGTGGTCAATGCGAACAATGTGAAGATCACCAGCGACGGATCGGGACCTATGCTCCGGGCATCTGCAGGCTCAAATCTCAACCTGACGAACAGTGAAGTGGATTTAGGCGAACACGGCTTCTGGAGCAGCAAAATCGATGGCGGGAAAGCAACGTTCGATAATGTCCGCATCCACGGCGAGCACGGCGGCATCGGTCTTTACTCCGCATCTGGGGGTACTGTCATCGGTAAGAGTGTCGATATCGCTCTCAATGGTAATGGCAGCTACGGTGTCTATGTAGGGACGGACGTCGGTTCATCGTTGAGCCTCGAAGACTCACGTGTTGTGGTCAATGGTACGACCGCTGTCGGGATCGCCGCTCTGACATCGGGCCAGCATAGCGTTCATCTCAAAAACAGCCTGGTAAGCTCCAATGACTATGCTATCAAGGGAGGGGTTCTCGCCGGTGTTGATGTGACCGCTGACGGTTCAACGATTGAAGGCAACATCTTGATGGGCTCCCGAAGCGTGGAGACGAGCGGCAAGAAAATCGAACGTATGACACTGGCCGCCACCAATGGGTCGCGACTGAAAGGCGACGTGTCGATCGACCATGATCACACGCTAGACAGCGGCATCAACCTTGAAAATGGTTCGACCTGGCAAGGTGCAGCGCAATGGTTGGATAAACTGGGTGTAAACAGTGGAAGCGCCTGGACAATGTCTGGCAACTCTTCGTTGGGTGCTCTTTCGTTGAACGACGGCCGTGTAAATTTCGACCACTCCAGCGGCTTGTTCAAAACGCTGACGGTGGGCAATTTGAGCGGCAATGGCAGCTTCTTGCTCAACACTGACCTGGCAACGCTGCAAGGCGACTTGCTCAAGGTTGAAGGACAAGTTGACGGGGAGCACACGCTGATCGTTGCCGATTCCGGCCACCAGGCCCAAGGCGGAGCACTGATGCTGGTGGATACCAACGGCGGCGCGGGCAAGTTCGATTTGTACGGCGGTAAAGTCGACGTGGGTGCCTTCCGTTATGGCCTCGAGCAGCGTGGCGATGACTGGTACCTGGCCGGCACTGCACAGGATGCGGGCGGTGGCGAGGGTCCAGTGGGTGATACCGGTGGTGGTGCCGGAAGTATCGTTGCGCCCATTGATCCCATTATCAGCAATCCTCAACCAGAGAACCTGAGCAAGGGCGCGAACGCTGCCATCGCTCAACAGGCGGCGGCCACAGGACTCATCGGTGCGCAGATGAATGCCTTGACCAAACGACTGGGCGAGTTGCGTATGGGCAATGATGAGGGCGGTCTGTGGACACGTGGCTTCGGTAAGGAGCAGCGCATCGATACAGGTTCCAGCCGAGCCTTTGAGCAACAGGTCAACGGTTTCGAGATCGGCGCCGACAAGGCCATTCCTTTCTACAACGGCAAGCTGTACCTCGGCGGTATGGCAGGACAAGGTGAGGCTCGTCAGAACTTCGGCGAAGGCAGCAAAGGCCAAATCGACAGCGCCATGCTCGGCACCTATGCCACCTACATCGACCAAAACGGCGTGTATGTGGACAGCGTGTTGAAATACACCCACTTGGAAAACAAGGTCGACATCACCAGCAATATGGGTAAGAAGGTGGATGGCAAATACAAGAATCACGCAATTGCGGCGAGCGTAGAGGTGGGTAAGCAAATCGATCTTGGACAAGGCTGGTTCGTCGAACCACAACTGGAAGTGCAAGCGTTCCGCGTGGGCAGTGGCGATTACACCGCAAGCAATGGCTTGAAAGTCGAACAGGACGCCGTTACTTCTGTTCAGAGCCGAGTTGGCAGCCTGTTCGGTCGTAACATGAAGCTGAATAACGGTATGACTGTGCAGCCATACGCCAAAGCATCGTGGATAACCGAACATGCCGGTGACAGCCAGGTGAGCGTCAACGACGTAAGTCTGGACAGCAAATTGCCGGGCTCGCGGGCCGAAATCGGTGGCGGGGTGATCCTGCAAACCGCCGAGAAGCACAAGTTCTTCATCGACGCGGAATACACTAAGGGCGATGGCATAGAACAGCCTTATTCGGTGAACCTGGGCTACCGCTACGCTTGGTAAAATTCTCTGCTGAAGGCAGTTTCAAATAAGCGAACAAGACCCGGATCTTTTAATTCGGGTCTTGGTCGTTTCTATTGGTGATGACAAGAATCGCCAGTGCAATTTCATCATTCCAGGCAAGAAACAATTTCTACGTAAGAAAGCAACTGCGTCTATAGCCGGTTGGTACTCAGGACTTTTATACGATTGACGTTTGGGTTGGCACTTGGTGGTTTAGACCACTGCCCACTTATGGCTGTGGATTCAACCGGTCACGCCAATGTTTAAAAAGACATCTCCAAACACTCTCGCAGGCTACACATCCTTGCGCCTTTGCCTACAGCTACGCCAGAATCCGCCGGCTTGTGCGCTTTTGGGTCGGATTCTATTGTGGTCCGGTCGCTGACGAATCAGCGATCGGGTTTGGTAGCCCGGTTTAGACTTGGCGCATAGCGTCACCCGATACAGGCCTTTTTGGGGCTGTGTATTTATGGTGGTCATGCGCAGGGCGTCTTCGGGCGCGCCGGTTCTCCAAGTCACCGGTCTACCAACCTTCGTATGGCCACCACCCCTTCGTTTGGTAGCGAAAGATGATGGCTCCTTTTCTATGACTTGGAGATTCACTCATGATCAAACCAACACCCAACCCACCCGAAACCGACTCGGTTTCCCCCTACGAATCCCTCGATTCCAAAAAACTCCACGAAGCCGCCGACCGCGCCCTCGATCATTACCTCTGTCCGCCCGGTTCCACGCCGCTCCCTCGTAAAACCCGTGGGATGTATGCCGTGACTGCGGACAACAAAAATGAAGAGCTGCTGATTGATGCCAGTGAAACACTGGCTTCGGCCAAGGCCATTGCTCATGACGCTGCGAGCCTGTTGCCCGTGGCACAGCGGCGGACGTTGTTGGGGATTGCGCAGTTGATCATGCTCGGGGAGTTGGCGGTGAATCGGGCGTTGGATAATTTGCAGTTGCCTGGGTGATGTAGGTGTCGGGATCACCTGGTGATTGATCGGGTGTCCGTTCGGGCGTCTTCGCGAGCAGGCTCGCTCCCACAGGGTTTTGTGCTGATTGCAGATGTTTTGTTTGGCGTTGAAATCTGTGGGAGCGGGGCGATTGCTTTTCTGCGTCGTTTTCATGTGGTTTGTTGCTGCTTTCGGCATTGCGCCTGGAAAAATCAGCGGCGGATCTGTTCAAGGAGGGAGGTGATCGACCATCACCCTTGCGGGTGATGGGTTCTATGCATCACGCGGATTATATATTCGGGGTGTAAGAGAAACTCTGCGAAGCTTCGGTATCGGTGAATGGCGTGACGCGAGTTTTCTTGTTGAACAGGCCATTGATGACCGAGCCGGGGAACATCTCGATGGCGTTGTTGAACAGTTCGACGTTGCGGTTGTAGATGGTGATGGCTGCGCCGACGTTCTCTTGTTGTTCGGAAATTTCACGCATCATGTTGTTCGCCGCTTCTGATGCTTTCAGGTCAGGGTAGGCCTCGAAAGCGATGCGTAAGCCACCCATCAGCTCCCGGGTGGCGGTTTCAACGGTCGTTAGGGCATTGCCATTGGCGCCCGCAGGCAGGGCGTTGACCGCGCTGCGCAGGCCGGTGATCTTCTCCAGGAGGCTGGCCTCGTAGACCATGAAATCTGCGAGCACTTTTTGCAGCTGGTCGAGAACTTTGGTCTTCTGGCGTTCGTAAACGAGGACGTCCGACCATGCACGTTGTACTCGGTTGTGTCCCCCGATAATGCCGTTATAAATGCTGAAGCCCGCTACGATTATGACGACAGCGATAACAGCGGAGAGGATGAGTGCAATGTCCATGGCTTACTTCTCTTGGCGTTGTTTTGGGGGAGTGGCGGTAAAGGTAAAGTTGTCATCGTGCAGCTCACTGAGTGCATGGCTCCATTGGAGCGCAGACATCAGACGTGGCAGTTCGATACCGGCAGAAATTTCTTCGTAAAAATTGTTGGGCGAAGCCAGCGAATACTGGGCACCGAACGCGAACAGGTCGTTGCTCTCAAAACTGAGGCAGAGCTCTCCACTGTCGGAGAACTCCAGGTTTGGACGATGGAGGATGTCGAACAGCTTCAGCAAGTGGAGCACCGTCGAAGGCTTGATGAATTTCGCGCAGAGCATCTCGCTGCGACCGGTCAAACGGAACGCTTTATTGAAATCCGGAGAAGCCGTGTCCATGGGATGCGAATAGTCGT encodes:
- the gspH gene encoding type II secretion system minor pseudopilin GspH, encoding MNVGKQQGFTLIELMVVLVIIGIASAAISLSIKPDPLQLLRKDAERVAQLLQVAQAEARADGRPIVWVSDAKGFRFSRRSDSGKGFEHFNDDAQLRPRPWQSPKVQVRVEPKQKVVLNAEWINPPLQLTLSDGANQLSVLRDGAGRIRVQ
- a CDS encoding secretin and TonB N-terminal domain-containing protein, translated to MCLGWLLGCAAGHAMADAVPADLRMTLHIPAQDLAHALDQYSHATGVAVLVDSQLSRGRRSLAVDGEYTAADALRRLLGGSGLMARYARDDAFTLQVAQVEDVPAPPQKQTPESVAVNRSYATAVQAAIERNLCRSPLTRPGSYRAVLQVWVGRDGVVQHNRLVTSTGDVRRDNALVESFRNLRIDRPTPSALRQPVTLLLLPESSGKRMECTTWEGVSGG
- a CDS encoding type II secretion system protein GspJ, with amino-acid sequence MKGQQGFTLIEVMVAILLMAVVSLIAWRGLDSVTRADSHLQASGEQSDALLRTLNQLQRDVDMRAGIELSEPKKVGANDEPVTAPPAMTVRSSDSKGFRLDIIRTAADQPGALQRVRWWLKGDTLYRAVAAARSRYPLPAPTDGVAVLSEVSDAQVRVWEPDKGWRQLSGNRRENPVGLEIRLTRQTAQGVERYRQVIGPLE
- a CDS encoding FecR family protein; translated protein: MNIFRLTPAEPSAADNLHSEARDWLVLLTSGRATVADARALRDWCAQSAEHAQAFEQAKVMWHQLQPAMEQMQAPRRFGRRAFLGGAIAASAAFLLVRGTIPGGFEGLGADYITEVGQQRRFEPAQGVSLELNTQTRINQRAVDDGVQGFELVSGEVEVQTARLPLAMQAGGGWLRASQARFNLRNTDQQVCVTCLDGTVEVDVEGRSLRLEPGQQVTYDARQVGSVQSVDTAAVMNWRQQVLVFNGATLSQMVDEINRYRPGMLLLLNRELGQRRVQARFSLDQLAGVALLIRDAYGVKCTELPGGVVVLS
- a CDS encoding carboxymuconolactone decarboxylase family protein, which translates into the protein MSPRLDYYNASPKAMKAMIAMEALTSHLSIEQPLLQLIRIRASQLNGCAFCTDMHSVDARRAGESDRRLYAIAVWRDSGFFNPRERAALAWTEAVTLLAESHVPDEVYQQAKAQMSEAELVDLTIAVTTINSWNRLAVSFRQTPSD
- a CDS encoding RNA polymerase sigma factor, coding for MKDTGQGSMVQLFLTSYEDFRVRLRRRLGSEDLANDVLHETYLRVDRMETPPNVLRPNAYLYRMALNIAADRRQADARLLTGEEVEELLQIGDEALDPARVVGGQKEIQSLLSALYELPARRRRIFIAARLEEAPHLEISQRFGISTRMVEKEIKAALGFCAAKLERKVFQRFGRGAGKPSSE